The Humidesulfovibrio mexicanus genome window below encodes:
- a CDS encoding flagellar hook-length control protein FliK has translation MQEVTTAEARTATIFDQLRSGVLVDSSSKSRAFSDFLGLMAQSTTAVSGQQDASYQIHAAQDAEAPRSAQAETGAQIAAATLGSTASAVSDAAAQADADVQANIPANVQAALQTTPQASIQAATQAEARPALNTKVAKNATGSTAASAAASAKNVPVSREAFEEAKPLLLKAGCSDKDIAELSAQVQAGSLTWGQLIQNLGSRMTGAKKAVTLSDGEAAELQSLFQKMGFASEAATQMVRSVAKGDGLSVLSNIQNKLSTLSDDSTLGMDKGELATFFKAMGLPAKTAQALTAALGPESTVADMKNALAAMGQSLAEQRTKTTAADAELAKNLGKIMEKDAAKHGRDTTQTVAESTQGSSRAEVAYELKTKDRNDTSWFDQREQNSRQQASQQQSSQQSSGQQQNSQQSSSQQKASDDSWRGFNAKVRTEDAATQNGQASAAGGQQQAESGKASLDGLSHAGQAAAQPQAKTQSAQQTKGFEKVAAPKVLDQITEAAFKDLGQGRKQMTIQLDPENLGKAQVILQVKGKEVSALIQVEDAQTAAMLSSNMDSLKKSLEGQGLTVQNLEVQAGLASRQDQQAFNTDQHNQAQEQQELSRLFSQLRMMRSDGADMAPDMQNMHMRAILADQGLHIVA, from the coding sequence ATGCAGGAAGTCACCACCGCCGAAGCCCGCACCGCCACGATCTTCGATCAGCTGCGCAGCGGCGTGCTTGTGGACAGCTCGTCCAAATCCCGCGCGTTCTCGGATTTTCTGGGCCTGATGGCCCAGTCCACCACCGCCGTCTCCGGACAGCAGGACGCGTCCTACCAAATACATGCCGCCCAGGACGCCGAAGCCCCCCGTTCCGCCCAGGCCGAAACCGGCGCGCAGATCGCCGCCGCAACCCTCGGCTCGACCGCAAGCGCCGTTTCCGACGCGGCGGCCCAGGCCGATGCCGATGTCCAGGCCAACATCCCGGCAAACGTCCAGGCAGCCCTCCAGACGACCCCCCAGGCCAGCATCCAGGCCGCCACGCAGGCGGAGGCGCGCCCCGCGCTGAACACCAAGGTCGCCAAGAACGCCACCGGCTCCACCGCCGCCTCGGCCGCGGCCTCGGCCAAGAACGTCCCCGTATCCCGCGAGGCCTTCGAGGAAGCCAAGCCCCTGCTGCTCAAGGCGGGTTGCTCGGACAAGGACATCGCGGAGCTTTCCGCCCAGGTGCAGGCGGGCAGCCTCACCTGGGGCCAGCTCATCCAGAACCTGGGCAGCCGCATGACCGGCGCCAAGAAGGCGGTCACCCTTTCGGACGGCGAGGCCGCAGAGCTCCAGAGCCTGTTCCAGAAGATGGGCTTCGCCTCCGAGGCCGCCACGCAGATGGTCCGCTCCGTGGCCAAGGGCGACGGGCTCAGCGTGCTTTCGAACATCCAGAACAAGCTGTCCACCCTGTCCGACGACAGCACGCTCGGAATGGACAAGGGCGAGCTGGCGACCTTCTTCAAGGCCATGGGCCTGCCCGCAAAGACCGCCCAGGCGCTCACCGCCGCCCTCGGCCCGGAGAGCACCGTCGCCGACATGAAGAACGCCCTGGCCGCAATGGGCCAGTCCCTTGCGGAACAGCGCACCAAGACCACCGCGGCGGACGCCGAACTCGCCAAGAACCTGGGCAAGATCATGGAAAAGGACGCGGCCAAGCACGGCCGCGACACCACCCAGACCGTGGCCGAATCCACGCAGGGCTCGTCCCGCGCGGAGGTGGCCTACGAGCTGAAGACCAAGGACCGGAACGACACCAGCTGGTTCGACCAGCGCGAGCAGAACAGCCGGCAGCAGGCCAGCCAGCAACAAAGCAGCCAGCAGTCGTCGGGCCAGCAGCAGAACAGCCAGCAGTCCTCAAGCCAGCAGAAGGCCAGCGACGACTCCTGGCGAGGGTTCAACGCCAAGGTACGCACAGAGGACGCCGCGACCCAAAACGGCCAAGCCTCCGCCGCAGGCGGCCAGCAGCAGGCCGAGTCGGGCAAGGCGTCCCTGGACGGGCTTTCCCACGCCGGACAGGCCGCGGCGCAACCCCAGGCCAAGACGCAGTCCGCCCAGCAGACCAAGGGGTTTGAAAAGGTCGCCGCGCCCAAGGTGCTGGACCAGATCACCGAGGCCGCGTTCAAGGACCTTGGCCAGGGCCGCAAGCAGATGACCATCCAGCTGGACCCGGAGAATCTGGGCAAGGCGCAGGTGATCCTGCAGGTCAAGGGCAAGGAGGTCAGCGCGCTCATCCAGGTGGAGGACGCGCAGACCGCGGCCATGCTGTCTTCGAACATGGACAGCCTCAAGAAGTCGCTGGAGGGTCAAGGCCTTACCGTGCAGAACCTGGAGGTGCAGGCCGGGCTGGCCTCGCGCCAGGACCAGCAGGCCTTCAACACCGACCAGCACAATCAGGCCCAGGAGCAGCAGGAGCTTTCGCGGCTGTTTTCCCAGCTGCGCATGATGCGCTCCGACGGCGCGGACATGGCCCCGGATATGCAAAACATGCACATGCGGGCAATTCTTGCCGACCAGGGCCTGCACATCGTCGCCTAA
- a CDS encoding flagellar hook assembly protein FlgD: protein MDQEDFMTILLAQLKYQDPNDPMDDKEMASQVVQYSNLEALNNINEGVQTLVESTSSTSLTSGVNYIGKSIKSSGYNLTVNDGTVSTLYYSLGEAVTNVTANVYDKDGDLIRSESLGSKGIGDYTYVWDGKDTDGNVMADGTYGVIVRAENAEGEKVLVQSQISGVVTGVKTSSGTVYLELADGRTVELANVTEVVNTAATSTSTGS from the coding sequence CTGGACCAGGAAGACTTCATGACCATCCTGCTGGCGCAGCTCAAGTACCAGGATCCCAACGATCCCATGGACGACAAGGAAATGGCCTCGCAGGTGGTGCAGTACTCCAACCTTGAGGCGCTGAACAACATCAACGAGGGCGTGCAGACGCTGGTCGAGTCCACCAGCTCCACCTCGCTCACCTCGGGCGTCAACTACATCGGCAAGAGCATCAAGAGTTCCGGCTACAACCTCACCGTCAACGACGGAACCGTCAGCACGCTCTACTACAGCCTGGGCGAAGCGGTCACCAACGTCACCGCCAACGTCTACGACAAGGACGGCGACCTCATCCGCTCCGAATCGCTCGGCTCCAAGGGCATCGGCGACTACACCTACGTGTGGGACGGCAAGGACACAGACGGCAACGTCATGGCGGACGGCACTTACGGCGTCATCGTCCGCGCTGAAAACGCGGAGGGCGAGAAGGTGCTGGTGCAGTCGCAGATCAGCGGCGTGGTCACCGGGGTCAAGACCTCCAGCGGCACGGTGTACCTGGAGCTCGCCGACGGACGCACCGTGGAGCTCGCCAACGTCACAGAGGTGGTCAACACCGCCGCCACAAGCACGTCCACCGGCTCGTAA
- a CDS encoding flagellar hook protein FlgE produces the protein MSLTSSLYQGITGLHAHSQAISVIGNNLANVSTTGYKGSNIYFSDLISQDIATAAGNSQMGLGVQVAAIYADFAQGAIETTTESTDLALGGKGFFTVKRPDTENNYYTRAGNFRFDSKGYLVDTNGYRVQGWAMQRATSATTGSTDYAIYGTPTDVLVSNFQAPASATTSIQMVTNLDPTSDSQCDSTNNPYFAMFETWDGTADTPLASTSYGYSNTIKVYDATGTPHTVTVYYDKVTMNSNAGADTVWEYMVTCNPEDDGRTIGGTNVKGTSAAGILMVGTITFRSGEMVGQSAYTLKSNASGNLKGLDQWTLADFSTSGYPMMTANFIRASNASSATSVDAAPITVDFGMRSKNRTWTQANGTIASNASAIGNKTSSAGWLPSMGNSAISALATQSYDTGGFTTLYQSQDGYTAGYLQSVSVSEDGVLSGVFSNGQEMELYTLTITSFTNQWGLRREGSNLFSETRDSGSALTGMAKTGGRGSITSNALEASNVDMATEFVDLITSQRGFQANSKVITTADTLLGEVIAMKR, from the coding sequence ATGTCTCTCACATCTTCACTGTACCAGGGCATCACCGGTCTGCACGCCCACTCTCAGGCCATCTCGGTCATCGGCAACAACCTGGCGAACGTCAGCACCACGGGCTACAAGGGGTCGAACATCTACTTCTCCGACCTCATCAGCCAGGACATCGCCACCGCCGCGGGCAACTCGCAAATGGGCCTGGGCGTCCAGGTCGCCGCGATTTACGCCGACTTCGCCCAGGGCGCCATCGAGACCACCACAGAGTCCACGGACCTGGCGCTCGGCGGCAAAGGCTTCTTCACCGTCAAGCGGCCCGACACGGAAAACAACTACTACACCCGCGCGGGCAACTTCCGCTTCGACTCCAAGGGCTACCTGGTGGACACCAACGGCTACCGCGTGCAGGGCTGGGCCATGCAGCGCGCCACCTCCGCCACCACCGGCAGCACCGACTACGCCATCTACGGCACGCCCACCGACGTGCTTGTCTCCAATTTCCAGGCGCCGGCTTCGGCCACCACCTCCATTCAGATGGTGACCAACCTCGATCCCACCAGCGACAGCCAGTGCGACTCGACCAACAATCCGTACTTCGCCATGTTCGAAACCTGGGACGGCACGGCCGACACGCCGCTGGCCAGCACCAGCTACGGCTACAGCAACACCATCAAGGTGTACGACGCCACCGGCACCCCGCACACCGTCACGGTGTACTACGACAAGGTCACCATGAACTCCAACGCCGGCGCGGACACCGTGTGGGAGTACATGGTCACCTGCAATCCCGAGGACGACGGCCGCACCATCGGCGGCACCAACGTCAAGGGCACCAGCGCGGCGGGCATCCTCATGGTCGGCACCATCACCTTCCGCTCCGGCGAGATGGTGGGCCAGAGCGCGTATACCCTCAAGAGCAACGCCTCGGGCAATCTCAAGGGCCTGGACCAATGGACCTTGGCCGACTTCTCCACCTCGGGCTATCCCATGATGACGGCGAACTTCATCCGCGCCAGCAACGCCAGCTCGGCCACCTCGGTGGACGCCGCGCCCATCACCGTCGACTTCGGAATGCGCAGCAAGAACCGCACCTGGACCCAGGCCAACGGCACCATCGCCAGCAACGCCTCGGCCATCGGCAACAAGACCAGCAGCGCGGGCTGGCTGCCCAGCATGGGCAACTCGGCCATCAGCGCCCTGGCCACCCAGTCGTACGACACGGGCGGCTTCACCACCCTGTACCAAAGCCAGGACGGCTACACCGCGGGCTATCTGCAAAGCGTGTCCGTGTCCGAGGACGGCGTGCTCTCCGGCGTGTTCTCCAACGGCCAGGAGATGGAGCTCTACACCCTCACCATAACGAGCTTCACCAACCAGTGGGGGCTCCGGCGCGAGGGCAGCAACCTCTTCAGCGAAACGCGAGACTCCGGCTCCGCGCTCACCGGCATGGCCAAGACCGGCGGCAGAGGCTCCATCACTTCCAACGCGCTTGAGGCCTCCAACGTGGACATGGCCACGGAGTTCGTGGACCTGATCACCTCCCAGCGCGGCTTCCAGGCCAACTCCAAGGTCATCACCACCGCCGACACCCTGCTCGGCGAAGTCATCGCCATGAAGCGTTAG
- a CDS encoding glycosyltransferase family 9 protein: MAADPVLVLQMQRMGDLILSFPLFLWLSRCYPGRERHVVAEEQFFRPLMPVSPPVTYIPWSAAQAGALAGRRYRLIVNLSIREEAARLAGSLEADIKLGPVREADGALRMRGAWQLYRAGLVGAGRHNRFHWADLNGLDLVSLDVPRLTGFEPPRPAPGSGGKVGVFVGASEPGKRPDPAFYAGLCRALLERDLKPVLLGGPADRPVAEAVRAESRLPLADLTGRLSVAELAEFVRGLALMVTPDTGPMHLAAWMGAPTLNLSVGHVNPWDTAPYQPGHVVLRSRLSCARGCWTCRRAERRCARALAPRPVAAVAVLMAEGARARLERIRLPGLAVFETARTPEGLFGLRRLGPPEPQDAADLAGEFWRRFFLWRLAAGSEEAVRQAWAALAGTFPRLAVSLRASLPGLGRGLVRLSRERGQSSPLAHGVAPFWGLLASQLEMSGQNADLSPAWEAEALSQLERLAAILSAAD; encoded by the coding sequence ATGGCGGCAGATCCGGTCCTGGTGCTGCAGATGCAGCGCATGGGCGACCTGATCCTGTCCTTCCCGCTGTTCTTGTGGCTTTCGCGCTGCTACCCCGGGCGCGAGCGCCACGTGGTTGCCGAGGAGCAGTTCTTCCGCCCCCTTATGCCCGTAAGCCCGCCCGTCACCTACATCCCCTGGTCTGCGGCCCAGGCCGGGGCCCTGGCCGGGCGCAGGTACCGCCTCATCGTGAACCTGAGCATCCGCGAGGAGGCCGCGCGCCTGGCCGGAAGCCTGGAGGCGGACATCAAGCTCGGCCCCGTGCGCGAGGCCGATGGCGCGCTGCGGATGCGCGGGGCCTGGCAGCTGTACCGGGCCGGGCTGGTGGGCGCTGGCCGCCACAACCGCTTCCATTGGGCCGACCTGAACGGCCTGGACCTGGTGTCCCTGGATGTGCCGAGGTTGACGGGTTTCGAGCCGCCGCGCCCCGCGCCCGGCTCCGGGGGCAAGGTGGGCGTGTTCGTGGGCGCCAGCGAACCGGGCAAGCGCCCGGATCCCGCTTTTTACGCCGGATTGTGCCGCGCCCTGCTTGAGCGGGACCTGAAGCCCGTGCTTCTGGGGGGGCCGGCCGACCGCCCCGTGGCCGAGGCCGTGCGTGCGGAGAGCCGTCTGCCCCTGGCCGACCTCACCGGGCGGCTTTCTGTCGCCGAACTGGCCGAGTTCGTGCGCGGCCTGGCCCTCATGGTCACTCCGGACACCGGCCCCATGCACCTGGCCGCCTGGATGGGCGCGCCCACTTTGAACCTCTCCGTGGGCCACGTGAACCCCTGGGACACGGCCCCCTATCAGCCGGGGCATGTGGTGTTGCGCTCGCGCCTGTCCTGCGCGCGGGGCTGCTGGACCTGCCGCAGGGCGGAGCGGCGGTGCGCGCGCGCCCTGGCCCCCCGGCCTGTGGCGGCAGTGGCGGTGCTGATGGCCGAAGGCGCGCGCGCACGGCTGGAGCGCATCCGTTTGCCGGGGCTCGCCGTTTTCGAGACCGCGCGCACCCCGGAGGGGCTCTTTGGGCTGCGCCGCCTGGGGCCGCCGGAGCCGCAGGACGCGGCAGACCTGGCCGGGGAGTTTTGGCGGCGCTTCTTCTTGTGGCGCCTTGCGGCCGGGTCCGAGGAAGCGGTGCGCCAAGCCTGGGCCGCGCTTGCCGGAACCTTTCCGCGCCTGGCCGTGTCGCTTCGGGCGTCGCTGCCGGGCCTGGGCCGGGGCCTTGTGCGCCTCTCGCGCGAGCGCGGCCAGTCCAGCCCCCTTGCGCACGGGGTCGCGCCGTTTTGGGGCCTGCTGGCCTCGCAGCTGGAGATGTCCGGCCAGAACGCCGACCTTTCCCCGGCCTGGGAGGCGGAAGCCCTTTCCCAGCTGGAGCGCTTGGCGGCCATCCTTTCCGCCGCGGATTGA
- a CDS encoding CgeB family protein, translating into MNRRQKRPPRLLLLTSAYFLLGELAAACSRQGVPHLLLDLGAKEMDARRFVETLRETVASFRPDAVLTVNHLGVDREGVLQSLAHDMRLPLVSWFVDNPEFILPVYPPPDAENALVLSWDADSLDAVRSLGFSKVAWLPLGTDPERFRPGRLGRPEWRAPVSFVGNSMLLKTSRRLAAARPGPALLAAFVPLSAEFAASGERNVRTFVAANRPELAPEMDALGVERRTAYETAVVWRATLDYRLGCVRRTLPFSPLVAGDPGWRELLPAAPGLRLHPEVNYYEELPGFYPQSDVNFNCTSVQMKGAVNQRVFDVPAAGAFLLTDHRAQLERMFEPGREIMLYESPEDASAQLERCLADADLRRRVAQAGRARVLAEHTYDHRLRTLLGLIEEHFPARRGAGA; encoded by the coding sequence ATGAACCGCCGCCAAAAGCGCCCTCCGCGCCTGCTGTTGCTCACCAGCGCCTATTTTCTTTTGGGCGAACTGGCCGCCGCCTGCTCCCGGCAGGGGGTTCCCCACCTGCTGCTGGACCTGGGCGCAAAGGAGATGGACGCTCGGCGTTTTGTGGAGACCCTGCGCGAAACCGTGGCCTCCTTCCGGCCCGACGCCGTGCTGACCGTGAACCACCTGGGCGTGGACCGCGAGGGCGTGCTCCAGTCCCTGGCGCACGACATGCGGCTGCCGTTGGTGTCCTGGTTCGTGGACAACCCGGAGTTCATCCTGCCCGTGTATCCCCCCCCAGACGCCGAAAACGCCCTGGTGCTGAGCTGGGACGCCGACAGTCTGGACGCGGTGCGCTCCCTGGGCTTCTCCAAGGTGGCCTGGCTGCCCCTGGGAACCGACCCGGAGCGCTTTCGTCCCGGAAGGCTCGGCAGGCCGGAATGGCGGGCGCCGGTGTCCTTCGTGGGCAACTCCATGCTCCTCAAGACCTCCCGCAGGCTGGCCGCCGCCCGGCCCGGCCCGGCGCTTCTGGCCGCCTTCGTGCCGCTTTCGGCGGAGTTCGCGGCCTCTGGCGAGCGCAACGTGCGCACTTTTGTCGCGGCCAACAGGCCGGAGCTCGCCCCGGAGATGGACGCCCTGGGCGTGGAGCGCCGCACCGCCTACGAAACCGCCGTGGTCTGGCGGGCGACACTGGATTATCGCCTGGGCTGCGTGCGCCGCACCCTGCCCTTTTCTCCGCTTGTGGCGGGCGACCCCGGCTGGCGTGAGCTGCTGCCCGCCGCGCCTGGCCTGCGCCTGCACCCGGAGGTCAACTACTATGAGGAACTGCCCGGCTTCTACCCGCAGAGCGATGTGAACTTCAACTGCACCAGCGTGCAGATGAAGGGCGCGGTGAACCAGCGGGTGTTCGACGTGCCCGCGGCCGGGGCCTTTCTGCTTACCGACCACCGCGCCCAGTTGGAGCGCATGTTCGAGCCCGGCCGCGAGATCATGCTCTACGAAAGCCCGGAGGATGCCTCTGCCCAGTTGGAGCGCTGCCTGGCCGATGCGGACCTGCGCCGCCGGGTGGCCCAGGCGGGGCGCGCGCGCGTGCTGGCCGAGCACACCTACGACCATCGCCTGCGCACGCTCCTGGGCCTCATCGAGGAGCATTTCCCCGCCAGGCGGGGGGCTGGAGCCTAG
- a CDS encoding sensor domain-containing diguanylate cyclase: MSWSVRKSLVARLVSTYMVLSVLVVLCAGAASWLAARELLREAVFERLETSSRQKETELALWVEERRADLLFLCSLAAREGEGGAGRGFFRVGPQLRRLLLDYAQAKPDVHEALLLAPTGGKVLLSTNPASEGSYRASYSFYIQGRQRLSMQNVYPSPESLRPVVTVSAPVKDDHGRLLAVLALHLNLDPISQIIRSRAGLGETGETFLVDSSSLLVASGRMDMESARRKTHSQGVAQALAGSNGRGQYENDAGVQVLGAYRWLPAYQMAMLAEMSQAEAFAPAGRLAVTLVLVALGATVLLAVGVYVLSRRLARPILDVTRAAMGVAGGDLSVRAEVETADELGNLARAFNAMTGELSALYDRLEQEGRERGAILQGSFDGIAVVRGNGAVEYCNPGMERLLGCSLEDTPSLGVLADRIFHQPEERRAFVASLEADMRKENPPERVFAFQHVSGARRWCRLKVSPMGGDRLVLNAQDLTEIKASEERVRHMALHDHLTGLPNRQLFLDRLDQALRRAKRGGASVALLYLDLDQFKSLNDAYGHAHGDRVLVETALRLRACVRESDTVARLGGDEFVVVLPDLLHAEDALSVAEKIRECLYDPEADGGRLFLGASVGVACFPLHGHDQDSLLARADAAMYEAKRAGGNAVRVAPLPPLQVGAGVD, translated from the coding sequence ATGAGTTGGTCCGTGCGCAAGAGTTTGGTGGCCCGCCTGGTGAGCACCTACATGGTGCTTTCCGTGCTGGTGGTGCTGTGCGCCGGAGCGGCGAGCTGGCTGGCCGCGAGGGAGCTCTTGCGAGAAGCTGTTTTCGAGCGGCTCGAGACCTCCTCGCGCCAGAAGGAGACCGAGCTTGCCCTGTGGGTGGAGGAGCGGCGGGCCGATCTGCTGTTCCTGTGCTCCTTGGCCGCCCGCGAGGGCGAGGGCGGAGCCGGGCGCGGCTTCTTCCGCGTGGGCCCGCAGCTGCGGCGGCTGTTGCTGGACTACGCGCAGGCCAAGCCCGATGTGCACGAGGCCCTGCTCTTGGCCCCCACCGGAGGCAAGGTGCTCCTCTCCACAAACCCCGCCAGCGAGGGAAGCTACCGCGCCAGCTACAGCTTCTACATCCAGGGCCGCCAGCGCCTGTCCATGCAGAACGTGTATCCCTCGCCGGAGTCTCTTCGGCCGGTGGTGACGGTGAGCGCCCCCGTGAAGGACGACCATGGCAGACTTCTGGCCGTGCTGGCCCTGCACCTGAACCTGGACCCCATTTCGCAGATCATCCGCTCGCGGGCGGGGCTCGGCGAAACGGGCGAGACCTTCCTGGTGGATTCCTCCAGCCTGCTGGTGGCCTCCGGCCGGATGGACATGGAGAGCGCCCGCCGCAAGACCCATTCCCAGGGCGTGGCGCAGGCCCTTGCGGGCAGCAACGGCCGCGGGCAGTATGAGAACGACGCGGGCGTGCAGGTGCTGGGCGCGTATCGCTGGCTGCCCGCCTACCAGATGGCCATGCTGGCGGAGATGTCCCAGGCCGAGGCCTTCGCCCCGGCGGGACGGCTGGCGGTCACCCTGGTGCTGGTGGCGCTGGGGGCCACGGTGCTTTTGGCCGTGGGCGTGTACGTGCTGTCGCGGCGGCTGGCCAGGCCCATTCTGGACGTGACCCGCGCGGCCATGGGCGTGGCCGGCGGCGATCTTTCCGTGCGGGCGGAAGTGGAGACCGCCGACGAGCTTGGCAATCTTGCGCGGGCCTTCAACGCCATGACCGGCGAGCTTTCCGCCCTGTACGACCGCCTGGAGCAGGAGGGCCGGGAGCGTGGGGCCATCCTGCAGGGGTCGTTCGACGGCATCGCCGTGGTGCGGGGAAACGGGGCCGTGGAGTACTGCAATCCCGGCATGGAGCGGCTTCTGGGCTGTTCCCTGGAGGACACCCCGTCCCTGGGCGTGCTGGCCGACCGCATTTTCCACCAGCCCGAGGAGCGCCGCGCCTTCGTGGCCAGCCTGGAAGCCGACATGCGCAAGGAGAATCCGCCGGAGCGGGTGTTCGCCTTCCAGCACGTCAGCGGGGCCCGGCGCTGGTGTCGGCTCAAGGTCTCGCCCATGGGCGGCGATCGCCTGGTGCTCAACGCCCAGGACCTGACCGAGATCAAGGCCAGCGAAGAGCGCGTGCGGCATATGGCCCTGCACGACCATTTGACCGGTCTGCCCAACCGCCAGCTGTTCCTCGACCGGCTGGACCAGGCCCTGCGCCGGGCCAAGCGCGGCGGGGCCAGCGTGGCCCTTCTGTACCTGGATCTGGACCAGTTCAAGAGCTTGAACGACGCCTACGGCCACGCCCACGGCGACCGCGTGCTGGTGGAGACGGCGCTGCGCCTGCGCGCCTGCGTGCGCGAGTCCGACACCGTGGCCCGCCTTGGCGGCGACGAGTTCGTGGTGGTGCTGCCGGACCTGCTGCACGCCGAAGACGCCCTGTCCGTGGCCGAGAAGATCCGCGAGTGCCTGTACGACCCGGAGGCCGATGGCGGGAGGCTGTTCCTGGGGGCCTCGGTGGGCGTGGCCTGCTTCCCCCTGCACGGCCACGACCAGGATTCCCTGCTGGCCAGGGCCGATGCCGCCATGTACGAGGCCAAGCGCGCCGGGGGCAACGCCGTGCGCGTAGCCCCGCTTCCGCCGCTCCAGGTCGGTGCCGGCGTCGATTAG
- a CDS encoding ABC transporter substrate-binding protein, with translation MRARLLFALSAALAAVLALSACSGAPEKPAERTELRIGLIANLSGPPRFDAHELALARVAQVNAAGGVEVGGRRLPVRLMVADNAGQVEQSMAAVTRLVQQERVSAVIGPYLSREALPVAASLEALRVPMITPTASNPAVTKGRKFVFRMCQLDSDQGVVLSRVVHSTLGLRRAAVLYDESDAYSAGLAGFFRAAFAPLPGAAVTMVPYASGTQDFLPQLSRAMAAGAQLLFLPNFPGDLALQLPQARAAGFSGLFLGSDSWDSDRDFHALPEAQGALYTTNFSAEGVDPALLVRAQALASRPGLSLVQNHVLTLDALELLLDTASRTGSTDPVSLRSGLAAVRGFQGLTGELSFNEDGDPARTVFLVVIEGGERRLRARLDPPASGEPR, from the coding sequence ATGCGCGCGAGGCTTCTCTTTGCACTTTCTGCGGCCCTGGCAGCCGTGTTGGCTCTGTCCGCCTGCTCCGGCGCGCCGGAAAAACCCGCCGAGCGCACGGAGCTGCGCATCGGGCTCATCGCCAACCTGAGCGGCCCGCCGCGCTTCGACGCGCATGAGCTGGCCCTGGCGCGTGTGGCGCAGGTGAACGCCGCCGGCGGTGTGGAGGTGGGCGGCCGCAGGCTCCCCGTCCGGCTCATGGTGGCCGACAACGCAGGCCAGGTGGAGCAGTCCATGGCCGCGGTGACCCGCCTGGTCCAGCAGGAGCGCGTCAGCGCGGTCATCGGCCCCTATCTGAGCCGCGAGGCCCTGCCCGTGGCGGCTTCACTGGAGGCCCTGCGCGTGCCCATGATCACCCCCACGGCCAGCAATCCGGCGGTCACCAAGGGCCGAAAGTTCGTCTTCCGCATGTGCCAGCTGGACAGCGACCAGGGCGTGGTCCTGTCGCGCGTGGTGCACTCCACCCTTGGCCTGCGCCGCGCGGCCGTGCTCTACGATGAATCCGACGCCTACAGCGCCGGGCTGGCCGGTTTTTTCCGCGCGGCCTTCGCTCCGCTGCCCGGAGCCGCCGTGACCATGGTCCCCTACGCCAGCGGCACGCAGGATTTTCTGCCGCAGCTCTCAAGGGCGATGGCCGCCGGAGCGCAGCTGCTGTTCCTGCCGAATTTTCCCGGCGACCTGGCCCTGCAGCTTCCACAGGCCCGCGCGGCCGGATTCTCCGGGCTGTTCCTGGGCAGCGATTCCTGGGACTCCGACCGCGATTTTCATGCCCTTCCCGAGGCCCAGGGCGCGCTCTACACCACCAACTTTTCAGCCGAAGGGGTGGACCCGGCGCTGCTGGTCAGGGCGCAGGCCCTGGCGTCCAGGCCCGGCCTGTCCCTGGTGCAGAATCACGTCCTGACCCTGGACGCCCTGGAGCTGCTGCTGGACACGGCCAGCCGCACGGGCAGCACGGACCCCGTGTCGCTGCGTTCCGGGCTTGCGGCCGTCCGGGGCTTCCAGGGGCTTACGGGCGAGCTGTCCTTCAATGAGGACGGCGACCCCGCGCGCACCGTGTTTCTTGTGGTGATCGAGGGCGGCGAGCGTCGCCTGCGCGCCCGTCTCGATCCTCCAGCAAGCGGGGAACCCCGCTGA